In Dama dama isolate Ldn47 chromosome 9, ASM3311817v1, whole genome shotgun sequence, the following proteins share a genomic window:
- the ZNF692 gene encoding zinc finger protein 692 isoform X2, with protein sequence MAASPADASRRRREKRRQLDARRSKYRIRLGGHMEQWCLLKEQLGFSLHSQLAKFLLDRYTSSGCVLCAGPEPVAPKELQYLVLLSHAHSRECSLVPGLRGPGGQDGGLVWECSAGHTFSWSPSSGPKSPEEPNPTPLPSTDERSWCPEARSGQEPAGLESNCDERAQEARMPRGAGPPPETFPSLGEDGEEEEEDEEEMLSDASPWTYSSSPDDEPDVPKPPPSPVTHAPKDGEIPPAPAAIPAPLASPSSSASSLGSGAPRPVEVRIQPELRGTPQADQQTEPLASPGSQAQSALASAWDEDTAQIGPKRIRKAARRELLPCDFPGCGRIFSNRQYLNHHKKYQHIHQKSFSCPEPACGKSFNFKKHLKEHVKLHSGYTERWLGRRLQDAMERMAVSSAAGGAEKPYQAYTRDYICEFCARSFRTSSNLVIHRRIHTGEKPLQCEICGFTCRQKASLNWHRRKHAETVAALRFPCEFCGKRFEKPDSVAAHRSKSHPALLLAPQELSGPLDSCSSILASASLGASEGSRSSLAPQAPMLLP encoded by the exons ATGGCGGCCTCCCCTGCGGACGCGTCCCGCAGGCGGCGGGAGAAGCGGCGGCAGTTGGATGCGCGCCGCAGCAAGTACCGCATCCGCCTGGGTGGCCATATGGAGCAGTGGTGCCTCCTCAAGGAGCAGCTGGGCTTCTCCTTGCACTCGCAGCTGGCCAAGTTCCTGTTGGATCG GTACACTTCTTCAGGCTGTGTTCTCTGTGCAG GTCCTGAGCCTGTGGCCCCCAAGGAACTGCAGTATCTGGTGCTTCTATCTCACGCTCACAGCCGAGAGTGCAGCCTGGTTCCTGGGCTGCGGGGACCTGGGGGCCAAGATGGGGGGCTTGTGTGGGAGTGTTCAGCCGGCCACACCTTCTCCTGGAGCCCCTCTTCAGGCCCCAAATCTCCAGAGGAGCCAAATCCGACCCCTCTTCCAAGTACTGACGAGAGGAGCTGGTGCCCAGAGGCCAGGAGTGGGCAGGAGCCTGCCG GTTTGGAATCTAACTGTGATGAGAGGGCTCAGGAGGCCAGGATGCCCAG GGGTGCGGGACCCCCACCAGAGACCTTCCCATCCCTCGGAGAAgatggggaagaggaagaggaggatgaagaggagaTGCTCAGTGATGCTAGTCCCTGGACCTACAGCTCCTCCCCAGATGA TGAGCCAGATGTCCCCAAACCACCCCCTTCCCCTGTCACCCATGCACCTAAGGATGGGGAGATACCCCCGGCCCCTGCAGCCATCCCAGCTCCTCTTGCTTCGCCATCCTCATCAGCATCCTCCTTGGGTTCTGGAGCTCCTAGGCCTGTAGAAGTCAGGATACAGCCAGAGCTCAGGGGGACCCCTCAAGCAGACCAGCAGACTGAGCCCCTGGCCAG CCCTGGGAGTCAGGCTCAGTCTGCTCTGGCCTCGGCATGGGATGAGGACACTGCTCAGATTGGCCCCAAGAGAATTAG GAAAGCTGCCAGAAGAGAGCTGCTGCCCTGTGACTTCCCTGGCTGTGGAAGGATCTTCTCAAACCGGCAGTATTTGAAT CACCACAAGAAATACCAGCACATCCACCAAAAGTCCTTCTCCTGCCCAGAGCCAGCCTGTGGGAAGTCCTTTAACTTTAAGAAACACCTGAAGGAGCATGTGAAGCTGCACAGTG GATATACAGAGCGGTGGTTGGGCAGAAGACTACAGGATGCCATGGAAAGGATGGCTGTCTCCTCTGCTGCAGGAGGTGCAGAAAAACCATACCAGGCCT ACACCCGAGACTACATTTGTGAGTTCTGCGCCCGGTCTTTCCGCACCAGCAGCAACTTGGTCATCCACCGGCGcatccacactggagagaaacccctACA GTGTGAGATCTGCGGGTTTACCTGCCGCCAGAAGGCATCCCTGAATTGGCACCGGCGCAAGCACGCAGAGACAGTGGCTGCCTTGCGATTCCCCTGTGAGTTCTGCGGCAAGCGCTTTGAGAAGCCAGACAGTGTTGCAGCTCATCGCAGCAAAAGCCACCCTGCCTTGCTCTTGGCCCCACAAGAACTATCTGGTCCACTGGATTCCTGTTCCAGCATCTTGGCCTCTGCATCCCTGGGGGCCAGTGAAGGATCCAGGTCCTCTCTGGCTCCTCAGGCTCCCATGCTGCTCCCTTAG
- the ZNF692 gene encoding zinc finger protein 692 isoform X1, whose translation MAASPADASRRRREKRRQLDARRSKYRIRLGGHMEQWCLLKEQLGFSLHSQLAKFLLDRYTSSGCVLCAGPEPVAPKELQYLVLLSHAHSRECSLVPGLRGPGGQDGGLVWECSAGHTFSWSPSSGPKSPEEPNPTPLPSTDERSWCPEARSGQEPAGLESNCDERAQEARMPRGAGPPPETFPSLGEDGEEEEEDEEEMLSDASPWTYSSSPDDSEPDVPKPPPSPVTHAPKDGEIPPAPAAIPAPLASPSSSASSLGSGAPRPVEVRIQPELRGTPQADQQTEPLASPGSQAQSALASAWDEDTAQIGPKRIRKAARRELLPCDFPGCGRIFSNRQYLNHHKKYQHIHQKSFSCPEPACGKSFNFKKHLKEHVKLHSGYTERWLGRRLQDAMERMAVSSAAGGAEKPYQAYTRDYICEFCARSFRTSSNLVIHRRIHTGEKPLQCEICGFTCRQKASLNWHRRKHAETVAALRFPCEFCGKRFEKPDSVAAHRSKSHPALLLAPQELSGPLDSCSSILASASLGASEGSRSSLAPQAPMLLP comes from the exons ATGGCGGCCTCCCCTGCGGACGCGTCCCGCAGGCGGCGGGAGAAGCGGCGGCAGTTGGATGCGCGCCGCAGCAAGTACCGCATCCGCCTGGGTGGCCATATGGAGCAGTGGTGCCTCCTCAAGGAGCAGCTGGGCTTCTCCTTGCACTCGCAGCTGGCCAAGTTCCTGTTGGATCG GTACACTTCTTCAGGCTGTGTTCTCTGTGCAG GTCCTGAGCCTGTGGCCCCCAAGGAACTGCAGTATCTGGTGCTTCTATCTCACGCTCACAGCCGAGAGTGCAGCCTGGTTCCTGGGCTGCGGGGACCTGGGGGCCAAGATGGGGGGCTTGTGTGGGAGTGTTCAGCCGGCCACACCTTCTCCTGGAGCCCCTCTTCAGGCCCCAAATCTCCAGAGGAGCCAAATCCGACCCCTCTTCCAAGTACTGACGAGAGGAGCTGGTGCCCAGAGGCCAGGAGTGGGCAGGAGCCTGCCG GTTTGGAATCTAACTGTGATGAGAGGGCTCAGGAGGCCAGGATGCCCAG GGGTGCGGGACCCCCACCAGAGACCTTCCCATCCCTCGGAGAAgatggggaagaggaagaggaggatgaagaggagaTGCTCAGTGATGCTAGTCCCTGGACCTACAGCTCCTCCCCAGATGA CAGTGAGCCAGATGTCCCCAAACCACCCCCTTCCCCTGTCACCCATGCACCTAAGGATGGGGAGATACCCCCGGCCCCTGCAGCCATCCCAGCTCCTCTTGCTTCGCCATCCTCATCAGCATCCTCCTTGGGTTCTGGAGCTCCTAGGCCTGTAGAAGTCAGGATACAGCCAGAGCTCAGGGGGACCCCTCAAGCAGACCAGCAGACTGAGCCCCTGGCCAG CCCTGGGAGTCAGGCTCAGTCTGCTCTGGCCTCGGCATGGGATGAGGACACTGCTCAGATTGGCCCCAAGAGAATTAG GAAAGCTGCCAGAAGAGAGCTGCTGCCCTGTGACTTCCCTGGCTGTGGAAGGATCTTCTCAAACCGGCAGTATTTGAAT CACCACAAGAAATACCAGCACATCCACCAAAAGTCCTTCTCCTGCCCAGAGCCAGCCTGTGGGAAGTCCTTTAACTTTAAGAAACACCTGAAGGAGCATGTGAAGCTGCACAGTG GATATACAGAGCGGTGGTTGGGCAGAAGACTACAGGATGCCATGGAAAGGATGGCTGTCTCCTCTGCTGCAGGAGGTGCAGAAAAACCATACCAGGCCT ACACCCGAGACTACATTTGTGAGTTCTGCGCCCGGTCTTTCCGCACCAGCAGCAACTTGGTCATCCACCGGCGcatccacactggagagaaacccctACA GTGTGAGATCTGCGGGTTTACCTGCCGCCAGAAGGCATCCCTGAATTGGCACCGGCGCAAGCACGCAGAGACAGTGGCTGCCTTGCGATTCCCCTGTGAGTTCTGCGGCAAGCGCTTTGAGAAGCCAGACAGTGTTGCAGCTCATCGCAGCAAAAGCCACCCTGCCTTGCTCTTGGCCCCACAAGAACTATCTGGTCCACTGGATTCCTGTTCCAGCATCTTGGCCTCTGCATCCCTGGGGGCCAGTGAAGGATCCAGGTCCTCTCTGGCTCCTCAGGCTCCCATGCTGCTCCCTTAG
- the ZNF692 gene encoding zinc finger protein 692 isoform X4 — protein MAASPADASRRRREKRRQLDARRSKYRIRLGGHMEQWCLLKEQLGFSLHSQLAKFLLDRYTSSGCVLCAGPEPVAPKELQYLVLLSHAHSRECSLVPGLRGPGGQDGGLVWECSAGHTFSWSPSSGPKSPEEPNPTPLPSTDERSWCPEARSGQEPAGLESNCDERAQEARMPRGAGPPPETFPSLGEDGEEEEEDEEEMLSDASPWTYSSSPDDSEPDVPKPPPSPVTHAPKDGEIPPAPAAIPAPLASPSSSASSLGSGAPRPVEVRIQPELRGTPQADQQTEPLASPGSQAQSALASAWDEDTAQIGPKRIRKAARRELLPCDFPGCGRIFSNRQYLNHHKKYQHIHQKSFSCPEPACGKSFNFKKHLKEHVKLHSDTRDYICEFCARSFRTSSNLVIHRRIHTGEKPLQCEICGFTCRQKASLNWHRRKHAETVAALRFPCEFCGKRFEKPDSVAAHRSKSHPALLLAPQELSGPLDSCSSILASASLGASEGSRSSLAPQAPMLLP, from the exons ATGGCGGCCTCCCCTGCGGACGCGTCCCGCAGGCGGCGGGAGAAGCGGCGGCAGTTGGATGCGCGCCGCAGCAAGTACCGCATCCGCCTGGGTGGCCATATGGAGCAGTGGTGCCTCCTCAAGGAGCAGCTGGGCTTCTCCTTGCACTCGCAGCTGGCCAAGTTCCTGTTGGATCG GTACACTTCTTCAGGCTGTGTTCTCTGTGCAG GTCCTGAGCCTGTGGCCCCCAAGGAACTGCAGTATCTGGTGCTTCTATCTCACGCTCACAGCCGAGAGTGCAGCCTGGTTCCTGGGCTGCGGGGACCTGGGGGCCAAGATGGGGGGCTTGTGTGGGAGTGTTCAGCCGGCCACACCTTCTCCTGGAGCCCCTCTTCAGGCCCCAAATCTCCAGAGGAGCCAAATCCGACCCCTCTTCCAAGTACTGACGAGAGGAGCTGGTGCCCAGAGGCCAGGAGTGGGCAGGAGCCTGCCG GTTTGGAATCTAACTGTGATGAGAGGGCTCAGGAGGCCAGGATGCCCAG GGGTGCGGGACCCCCACCAGAGACCTTCCCATCCCTCGGAGAAgatggggaagaggaagaggaggatgaagaggagaTGCTCAGTGATGCTAGTCCCTGGACCTACAGCTCCTCCCCAGATGA CAGTGAGCCAGATGTCCCCAAACCACCCCCTTCCCCTGTCACCCATGCACCTAAGGATGGGGAGATACCCCCGGCCCCTGCAGCCATCCCAGCTCCTCTTGCTTCGCCATCCTCATCAGCATCCTCCTTGGGTTCTGGAGCTCCTAGGCCTGTAGAAGTCAGGATACAGCCAGAGCTCAGGGGGACCCCTCAAGCAGACCAGCAGACTGAGCCCCTGGCCAG CCCTGGGAGTCAGGCTCAGTCTGCTCTGGCCTCGGCATGGGATGAGGACACTGCTCAGATTGGCCCCAAGAGAATTAG GAAAGCTGCCAGAAGAGAGCTGCTGCCCTGTGACTTCCCTGGCTGTGGAAGGATCTTCTCAAACCGGCAGTATTTGAAT CACCACAAGAAATACCAGCACATCCACCAAAAGTCCTTCTCCTGCCCAGAGCCAGCCTGTGGGAAGTCCTTTAACTTTAAGAAACACCTGAAGGAGCATGTGAAGCTGCACAGTG ACACCCGAGACTACATTTGTGAGTTCTGCGCCCGGTCTTTCCGCACCAGCAGCAACTTGGTCATCCACCGGCGcatccacactggagagaaacccctACA GTGTGAGATCTGCGGGTTTACCTGCCGCCAGAAGGCATCCCTGAATTGGCACCGGCGCAAGCACGCAGAGACAGTGGCTGCCTTGCGATTCCCCTGTGAGTTCTGCGGCAAGCGCTTTGAGAAGCCAGACAGTGTTGCAGCTCATCGCAGCAAAAGCCACCCTGCCTTGCTCTTGGCCCCACAAGAACTATCTGGTCCACTGGATTCCTGTTCCAGCATCTTGGCCTCTGCATCCCTGGGGGCCAGTGAAGGATCCAGGTCCTCTCTGGCTCCTCAGGCTCCCATGCTGCTCCCTTAG
- the ZNF672 gene encoding zinc finger protein 672 yields MFAASEVAAGRPYGCSECGKSFRYSSVLLRHERAHSGDSSFRCLECGERCAEASDLRAHRRTHAGQTLYICSECGQSFRHSGRLDLHQSVHRRRIRSCRCRACGGCFPHLPALLLHRRRWHPPERPRRCPLCPRAFRQSALRFHLARAHPWGTPTVPADTLHRCTQCSRAFRSGAGLRSHLRVHAARSPSDSTLQQPGALDTHQCGVCGKSFGKSSTLTRHLQTHSGEKPFKCPECGKGFLESATLVRHQRTHTGEKPYACGDCGRRFSESSTLLRHRRSHQGERPHACATCGKGFGQRSDLVVHQRIHTGERPFPCTECGRCFSDRSDLTKHRRTHTGEKPYRCELCGKCFTCVSNLNVHRRNHAGHKPHKCPECGKAFSVGSKLALHRKTHLGERPAECAECGKCFSHSRSLSQHQRAHRRAHASTAPAAAAAQPKAGTALIVAGQAGQEKPGRFLPQLRETC; encoded by the coding sequence ATGTTCGCTGCCTCAGAGGTGGCAGCGGGCAGACCTTATGGGTGCAGTGAGTGTGGCAAGAGCTTCCGCTACAGTTCAGTGCTGCTGCGGCATGAGCGCGCCCACAGTGGTGACAGCAGCTTCCGCTGCCTAGAGTGTGGTGAGCGATGCGCAGAGGCCTCAGACCTCCGTGCACATAGACGTACTCACGCGGGCCAGACGCTCTACATCTGCAGTGAGTGTGGCCAGAGCTTCCGCCACAGCGGCCGCCTTGACCTGCACCAGAGCGTACATAGACGGCGCATCCGCTCCTGCCGCTGCCGAGCTTGTGGTGGATGCTTTCCACACCTCCCGGCTCTGCTGCTGCACCGGCGCCGCTGGCACCCTCCCGAGAGGCCCCGCCGCTGTCCGCTGTGCCCTCGAGCCTTCCGCCAGAGCGCGCTGCGCTTCCACCTGGCACGGGCGCACCCATGGGGAACACCAACCGTGCCTGCTGACACACTCCACCGCTGCACACAGTGCTCGCGGGCCTTCCGCAGCGGCGCTGGACTTCGGAGCCATTTGCGTGTCCACGCAGCTAGGAGCCCCAGTGACTCCACACTTCAGCAGCCAGGTGCTTTGGACACACaccagtgtggtgtgtgtggcaaGAGCTTTGGCAAGAGTTCCACGCTAACGCGACACCTGCAGACGCACTCGGGTGAGAAACCTTTCAAATGCCCGGAGTGCGGCAAGGGCTTCTTGGAGAGCGCCACACTGGTGCGCCATCAGCGCACACACACTGGCGAGAAGCCTTACGCCTGCGGCGACTGCGGGCGACGCTTCAGTGAGAGCTCCACGCTGCTGCGCCATCGGCGCAGCCATCAGGGAGAGCGGCCACATGCCTGTGCCACATGTGGCAAGGGCTTTGGGCAGCGCTCTGACCTGGTGGTGCACCAGCGCATCCACACAGGTGAGAGGCCCTTCCCATGTACTGAGTGCGGCCGCTGCTTCAGCGACCGCTCAGACCTCACAAAGCACAGGCGCACCCACACAGGTGAGAAACCCTACCGCTGTGAGTTGTGCGGCAAGTGCTTCACATGCGTCTCCAACCTCAATGTGCACCGGCGCAACCATGCTGGCCACAAGCCCCACAAGTGCCCAGAGTGTGGCAAGGCCTTCAGTGTGGGTTCCAAGCTGGCACTGCACCGCAAGACGCACCTGGGCGAGCGGCCAGCGGAATGTGCGGAGTGTGGCAAATGTTTTAGCCACAGCCGCTCCCTGTCACAGCACCAGCGAGCTCACAGGCGTGCTCATGCCTCCACTGCTCCTGCTGCCGCTGCCGCTCAGCCCAAGGCAGGCACTGCACTCATAGTTGCTGGGCAAGCAGGACAGGAAAAGCCAGGGCGTTTTTTGCCTCAGTTGAGAGAGACTTGTTGA
- the ZNF692 gene encoding zinc finger protein 692 isoform X6, translating into MEKKRGELRTLLCNSEPHSSKMILSQWKNSTLIRKYILNIFLGLESNCDERAQEARMPRGAGPPPETFPSLGEDGEEEEEDEEEMLSDASPWTYSSSPDDSEPDVPKPPPSPVTHAPKDGEIPPAPAAIPAPLASPSSSASSLGSGAPRPVEVRIQPELRGTPQADQQTEPLASPGSQAQSALASAWDEDTAQIGPKRIRKAARRELLPCDFPGCGRIFSNRQYLNHHKKYQHIHQKSFSCPEPACGKSFNFKKHLKEHVKLHSGYTERWLGRRLQDAMERMAVSSAAGGAEKPYQAYTRDYICEFCARSFRTSSNLVIHRRIHTGEKPLQCEICGFTCRQKASLNWHRRKHAETVAALRFPCEFCGKRFEKPDSVAAHRSKSHPALLLAPQELSGPLDSCSSILASASLGASEGSRSSLAPQAPMLLP; encoded by the exons atggagaaaaaaagaggggAACTCAGAACCCTATTGTGTAACTCAGAACCCCATTCTTCAAAAATGATCCTTTCTCAGTGGAAAAACTCTACGCTGATAAGGAAATATATCCTCAATATATTTTTAG GTTTGGAATCTAACTGTGATGAGAGGGCTCAGGAGGCCAGGATGCCCAG GGGTGCGGGACCCCCACCAGAGACCTTCCCATCCCTCGGAGAAgatggggaagaggaagaggaggatgaagaggagaTGCTCAGTGATGCTAGTCCCTGGACCTACAGCTCCTCCCCAGATGA CAGTGAGCCAGATGTCCCCAAACCACCCCCTTCCCCTGTCACCCATGCACCTAAGGATGGGGAGATACCCCCGGCCCCTGCAGCCATCCCAGCTCCTCTTGCTTCGCCATCCTCATCAGCATCCTCCTTGGGTTCTGGAGCTCCTAGGCCTGTAGAAGTCAGGATACAGCCAGAGCTCAGGGGGACCCCTCAAGCAGACCAGCAGACTGAGCCCCTGGCCAG CCCTGGGAGTCAGGCTCAGTCTGCTCTGGCCTCGGCATGGGATGAGGACACTGCTCAGATTGGCCCCAAGAGAATTAG GAAAGCTGCCAGAAGAGAGCTGCTGCCCTGTGACTTCCCTGGCTGTGGAAGGATCTTCTCAAACCGGCAGTATTTGAAT CACCACAAGAAATACCAGCACATCCACCAAAAGTCCTTCTCCTGCCCAGAGCCAGCCTGTGGGAAGTCCTTTAACTTTAAGAAACACCTGAAGGAGCATGTGAAGCTGCACAGTG GATATACAGAGCGGTGGTTGGGCAGAAGACTACAGGATGCCATGGAAAGGATGGCTGTCTCCTCTGCTGCAGGAGGTGCAGAAAAACCATACCAGGCCT ACACCCGAGACTACATTTGTGAGTTCTGCGCCCGGTCTTTCCGCACCAGCAGCAACTTGGTCATCCACCGGCGcatccacactggagagaaacccctACA GTGTGAGATCTGCGGGTTTACCTGCCGCCAGAAGGCATCCCTGAATTGGCACCGGCGCAAGCACGCAGAGACAGTGGCTGCCTTGCGATTCCCCTGTGAGTTCTGCGGCAAGCGCTTTGAGAAGCCAGACAGTGTTGCAGCTCATCGCAGCAAAAGCCACCCTGCCTTGCTCTTGGCCCCACAAGAACTATCTGGTCCACTGGATTCCTGTTCCAGCATCTTGGCCTCTGCATCCCTGGGGGCCAGTGAAGGATCCAGGTCCTCTCTGGCTCCTCAGGCTCCCATGCTGCTCCCTTAG
- the ZNF692 gene encoding zinc finger protein 692 isoform X5, translating to MAASPADASRRRREKRRQLDARRSKYRIRLGGHMEQWCLLKEQLGFSLHSQLAKFLLDRYTSSGCVLCAGPEPVAPKELQYLVLLSHAHSRECSLVPGLRGPGGQDGGLVWECSAGHTFSWSPSSGPKSPEEPNPTPLPSTDERSWCPEARSGQEPAGLESNCDERAQEARMPRGAGPPPETFPSLGEDGEEEEEDEEEMLSDASPWTYSSSPDDEPDVPKPPPSPVTHAPKDGEIPPAPAAIPAPLASPSSSASSLGSGAPRPVEVRIQPELRGTPQADQQTEPLASPGSQAQSALASAWDEDTAQIGPKRIRKAARRELLPCDFPGCGRIFSNRQYLNHHKKYQHIHQKSFSCPEPACGKSFNFKKHLKEHVKLHSDTRDYICEFCARSFRTSSNLVIHRRIHTGEKPLQCEICGFTCRQKASLNWHRRKHAETVAALRFPCEFCGKRFEKPDSVAAHRSKSHPALLLAPQELSGPLDSCSSILASASLGASEGSRSSLAPQAPMLLP from the exons ATGGCGGCCTCCCCTGCGGACGCGTCCCGCAGGCGGCGGGAGAAGCGGCGGCAGTTGGATGCGCGCCGCAGCAAGTACCGCATCCGCCTGGGTGGCCATATGGAGCAGTGGTGCCTCCTCAAGGAGCAGCTGGGCTTCTCCTTGCACTCGCAGCTGGCCAAGTTCCTGTTGGATCG GTACACTTCTTCAGGCTGTGTTCTCTGTGCAG GTCCTGAGCCTGTGGCCCCCAAGGAACTGCAGTATCTGGTGCTTCTATCTCACGCTCACAGCCGAGAGTGCAGCCTGGTTCCTGGGCTGCGGGGACCTGGGGGCCAAGATGGGGGGCTTGTGTGGGAGTGTTCAGCCGGCCACACCTTCTCCTGGAGCCCCTCTTCAGGCCCCAAATCTCCAGAGGAGCCAAATCCGACCCCTCTTCCAAGTACTGACGAGAGGAGCTGGTGCCCAGAGGCCAGGAGTGGGCAGGAGCCTGCCG GTTTGGAATCTAACTGTGATGAGAGGGCTCAGGAGGCCAGGATGCCCAG GGGTGCGGGACCCCCACCAGAGACCTTCCCATCCCTCGGAGAAgatggggaagaggaagaggaggatgaagaggagaTGCTCAGTGATGCTAGTCCCTGGACCTACAGCTCCTCCCCAGATGA TGAGCCAGATGTCCCCAAACCACCCCCTTCCCCTGTCACCCATGCACCTAAGGATGGGGAGATACCCCCGGCCCCTGCAGCCATCCCAGCTCCTCTTGCTTCGCCATCCTCATCAGCATCCTCCTTGGGTTCTGGAGCTCCTAGGCCTGTAGAAGTCAGGATACAGCCAGAGCTCAGGGGGACCCCTCAAGCAGACCAGCAGACTGAGCCCCTGGCCAG CCCTGGGAGTCAGGCTCAGTCTGCTCTGGCCTCGGCATGGGATGAGGACACTGCTCAGATTGGCCCCAAGAGAATTAG GAAAGCTGCCAGAAGAGAGCTGCTGCCCTGTGACTTCCCTGGCTGTGGAAGGATCTTCTCAAACCGGCAGTATTTGAAT CACCACAAGAAATACCAGCACATCCACCAAAAGTCCTTCTCCTGCCCAGAGCCAGCCTGTGGGAAGTCCTTTAACTTTAAGAAACACCTGAAGGAGCATGTGAAGCTGCACAGTG ACACCCGAGACTACATTTGTGAGTTCTGCGCCCGGTCTTTCCGCACCAGCAGCAACTTGGTCATCCACCGGCGcatccacactggagagaaacccctACA GTGTGAGATCTGCGGGTTTACCTGCCGCCAGAAGGCATCCCTGAATTGGCACCGGCGCAAGCACGCAGAGACAGTGGCTGCCTTGCGATTCCCCTGTGAGTTCTGCGGCAAGCGCTTTGAGAAGCCAGACAGTGTTGCAGCTCATCGCAGCAAAAGCCACCCTGCCTTGCTCTTGGCCCCACAAGAACTATCTGGTCCACTGGATTCCTGTTCCAGCATCTTGGCCTCTGCATCCCTGGGGGCCAGTGAAGGATCCAGGTCCTCTCTGGCTCCTCAGGCTCCCATGCTGCTCCCTTAG
- the ZNF692 gene encoding zinc finger protein 692 isoform X3 yields the protein MRAAASTASAWVAIWSSGASSRSSWASPCTRSWPSSCWIGPEPVAPKELQYLVLLSHAHSRECSLVPGLRGPGGQDGGLVWECSAGHTFSWSPSSGPKSPEEPNPTPLPSTDERSWCPEARSGQEPAGLESNCDERAQEARMPRGAGPPPETFPSLGEDGEEEEEDEEEMLSDASPWTYSSSPDDSEPDVPKPPPSPVTHAPKDGEIPPAPAAIPAPLASPSSSASSLGSGAPRPVEVRIQPELRGTPQADQQTEPLASPGSQAQSALASAWDEDTAQIGPKRIRKAARRELLPCDFPGCGRIFSNRQYLNHHKKYQHIHQKSFSCPEPACGKSFNFKKHLKEHVKLHSGYTERWLGRRLQDAMERMAVSSAAGGAEKPYQAYTRDYICEFCARSFRTSSNLVIHRRIHTGEKPLQCEICGFTCRQKASLNWHRRKHAETVAALRFPCEFCGKRFEKPDSVAAHRSKSHPALLLAPQELSGPLDSCSSILASASLGASEGSRSSLAPQAPMLLP from the exons ATGCGCGCCGCAGCAAGTACCGCATCCGCCTGGGTGGCCATATGGAGCAGTGGTGCCTCCTCAAGGAGCAGCTGGGCTTCTCCTTGCACTCGCAGCTGGCCAAGTTCCTGTTGGATCG GTCCTGAGCCTGTGGCCCCCAAGGAACTGCAGTATCTGGTGCTTCTATCTCACGCTCACAGCCGAGAGTGCAGCCTGGTTCCTGGGCTGCGGGGACCTGGGGGCCAAGATGGGGGGCTTGTGTGGGAGTGTTCAGCCGGCCACACCTTCTCCTGGAGCCCCTCTTCAGGCCCCAAATCTCCAGAGGAGCCAAATCCGACCCCTCTTCCAAGTACTGACGAGAGGAGCTGGTGCCCAGAGGCCAGGAGTGGGCAGGAGCCTGCCG GTTTGGAATCTAACTGTGATGAGAGGGCTCAGGAGGCCAGGATGCCCAG GGGTGCGGGACCCCCACCAGAGACCTTCCCATCCCTCGGAGAAgatggggaagaggaagaggaggatgaagaggagaTGCTCAGTGATGCTAGTCCCTGGACCTACAGCTCCTCCCCAGATGA CAGTGAGCCAGATGTCCCCAAACCACCCCCTTCCCCTGTCACCCATGCACCTAAGGATGGGGAGATACCCCCGGCCCCTGCAGCCATCCCAGCTCCTCTTGCTTCGCCATCCTCATCAGCATCCTCCTTGGGTTCTGGAGCTCCTAGGCCTGTAGAAGTCAGGATACAGCCAGAGCTCAGGGGGACCCCTCAAGCAGACCAGCAGACTGAGCCCCTGGCCAG CCCTGGGAGTCAGGCTCAGTCTGCTCTGGCCTCGGCATGGGATGAGGACACTGCTCAGATTGGCCCCAAGAGAATTAG GAAAGCTGCCAGAAGAGAGCTGCTGCCCTGTGACTTCCCTGGCTGTGGAAGGATCTTCTCAAACCGGCAGTATTTGAAT CACCACAAGAAATACCAGCACATCCACCAAAAGTCCTTCTCCTGCCCAGAGCCAGCCTGTGGGAAGTCCTTTAACTTTAAGAAACACCTGAAGGAGCATGTGAAGCTGCACAGTG GATATACAGAGCGGTGGTTGGGCAGAAGACTACAGGATGCCATGGAAAGGATGGCTGTCTCCTCTGCTGCAGGAGGTGCAGAAAAACCATACCAGGCCT ACACCCGAGACTACATTTGTGAGTTCTGCGCCCGGTCTTTCCGCACCAGCAGCAACTTGGTCATCCACCGGCGcatccacactggagagaaacccctACA GTGTGAGATCTGCGGGTTTACCTGCCGCCAGAAGGCATCCCTGAATTGGCACCGGCGCAAGCACGCAGAGACAGTGGCTGCCTTGCGATTCCCCTGTGAGTTCTGCGGCAAGCGCTTTGAGAAGCCAGACAGTGTTGCAGCTCATCGCAGCAAAAGCCACCCTGCCTTGCTCTTGGCCCCACAAGAACTATCTGGTCCACTGGATTCCTGTTCCAGCATCTTGGCCTCTGCATCCCTGGGGGCCAGTGAAGGATCCAGGTCCTCTCTGGCTCCTCAGGCTCCCATGCTGCTCCCTTAG